The nucleotide sequence AACGGGCGGCGCTTGAGGTATCCCTGGCAGACTATCAGCAGGTTCTGCTGGCGGCAGCGGATGAGGTTCAGCAGCAACTGATTCGTGAGCAGGAATTTGTCAGCCTGAACGCCAGTCTGAATCGACAACTTGAACTGGAGCGTAAGACGCAATCGTTCCAGGCCAGTCGTTATGCCAAAGGGGTGGGTGATTTTTTAGCGTTGCTGACCGCTCAGCGAGATGTGTTGTCGCTGGAGCGTCAGGTGCTGGAAAACAAACTATCAGCGGTTCAGGCCCGTATCGCATTGTATCAATCCGTTAGTCATGGTCGTTTTTTACCGTCTGATTCTGACTCTCCCGTTATGCCTAAGACACAGGAAGATGTTTCATCATGAGTGCACCACAAAAATCTTCATTGAAATCCGCCATGATTGTTGTGGCTGTCTTGCTTGTTGGTCTGGCCATTGCGGCATTTATTATCAAAAGTGCCCCGCGTCCTGAACGAGTGACCCCGGAAGTAAAAGCTCGTCTGGTTGAGGTGGCGGATATTCGTGTGGCGCAACAACTGCCTTACTGGAGTGCCGGCGGGCGTGTGATGGCGTCCCAACAAGTTGACTTAATGCCCGAAGTGTCTGGCCGGATTAAGTCCATTGCGGCGGATGCCATCCCGGGTGCGCGGCTGAGTAAGGGTGCGTTGTTGGCCGAAATTGATGAGCGTGACTATCGGTTGGCCATGGCTCAGCGGCAAGCAGCTTATGCTCAGGCTGTAGCGGCGTTGAAAATAGAGAAGGGGCAGGCGTCACTTGCCCGTGAGGAGTATGAGTTGGCGGCAGCGCAATTGTCGGCGGAAGATAAAGCTCTGGTGTTACGTGAGCCTCAGATTGCTCAGGCACAAGCCGAAGTTCAGACGGCCAAAGCTAACCTTGATCAGGCTGCTTTAAATCTGGAAAGAACCCGTATTCGTATGCCATTTGACGGACAAATTAATCAACGCCACATTTCAGTTGGCAGCCAGGTATCGGTATCGGGCCGTGCTTTTGAACTGGTGAATACCGATGAATTCTGGATTGAAGTGAAAATCCCCGCGGCCTTCCTGCCTCTGCTTGATCCGCAACAGCCTGCGCTTATTCGCCAATCTGGCTGGTTGGCGTCAGAAGTGCGTGAGGCACAGGTTCTGAATGTATTGCCGGCCGTTGATAGTGCCGACCGTCAGGTCAAGGTGTTGCTGTCATTATCCGATCCTTTAGCGTTGGAAAACCCTGAATTAGCCAAAGTATTGCTGAATGACTTTGTCGAAGTGCAGCTGTTTGGTCGTTTGAATCAACCCAGCTACGAAATTGCGGCGCAATTAATCGACAATAACAACCAGATTTGGGTGGTAAATGATGGCCAGTTACAGCAAAGAACGGTGGATGTTTTATACCGCGGACGTGAGCTGAGTTGGGTGGCTAGCGATCTGGCAGATAGTGATGAAGCGTCAGGAGTTCAGCCGGGAGATAAGCTGTTGATCAGTAAGGTGGATGCGGCTGTGGCCGGTGCCCCGGTTCGTGTGTTGGGCGACGATAGCAGTACAAATAAGGCTGCTGACAATGATGTTGATTCTGGCAAAGATGAAGGTGTGAGTTATGACTGATCATCAGAAGCGTGCCTCGCGCCGGGGGCCGGTTGCCTGGATGTCTGAGCATCGGGTTGCCCCCAATCTGCTGATGGCCTTTCTGATTATTGGCGGCTTTTTGATGTCGCTGACCATCAGGAAGGAGTTTATCCCGCCGTACGAGGCCGATGCTGTTAGTGTTTACGTCGCCTACCCGGGTGCAACACCTTCCGAAATGGAGCAGGGGGTGGTGCTGCCGATTGAAAATGAGCTGTCCTCGCTGGATGGTTTCAAAGAAGTAACCTCAAATATCAGTCGAGGTTCGGCACGTGTTAGTGTCGAGCTTGAAAACGGCGTCGATAAACAGCAGGCCTACCAGGATATTCAACAGGCTGTTAACCGTATCAGCACGTTTCCAGCGCAGATAGAGCGGCCAATTGTCAGTCTGGTGAGTGGCTCTATTGAAGTGATGGAACTTGCGTTGTTCGGACCGCTGGATCGCTTTGAGTTAAAACGGCTGGCTGAACGCATCAAGGATCAGCTGTTGACGTCGTCACAGATCAGTAAAGTTGAGCTTCAGGGGTTGCCGGATGAGGAGGTGCAGATTGATATTCGCCAGGTTGATTTGCAGCGTTATGGTTTGTCGTTAAACCAGATTGCCGGTGTAATCTCTGATAATGCACTGGAGCAGAGTGCCGGAGCGGTAAAGACGGGTGCAGGAGATATTCTGGTTACCTTAAATGATCGTGCCTACTGGGCTGAAGATTTTAAGCAGATCCCTTTGTTGACGGATGAGCAAGGGGTTCAGCTGCGTCTCGGAGATATAGCAGTTGTGCAGGAGGGCTTTGCCGACTCCAACCAACTGGTCACCTATAACGGAAAAACCTCCGTTCGGTTTGATATTCATCGCGCTGAAAGCCAGACGCCATTGACGGTGGTTGAGGCTGCATACGAAAAACTGGATCAAATCCGAACGGAGCTACCACCTGGCGTGGAGCTGATTGTTACCGATGATGATGGTGAAACTTACCGTCAGCGGGTGGGGTTATTGCTGAAGAATGCGTCTATCGGACTGATTCTGGTGATGGTTTTGTTAAGCCTGTTTCTTGAATACCGTTTGGCGTTCTGGGTCACCATGGGCATTCCTACCGCCTTTTTGGGTGCGCTGTTATTGCTGCCGATGTGGGATGTATCCATCAATATGGTGTCGATGTTTGCCTTTATTGTGGCGCTTGGCATTGTGGTGGATGACGCCATTATTGCCGGAGAAAATATCTACGAGCACATGCAGCAGGGCATGCCATTCCA is from Bacterioplanoides sp. SCSIO 12839 and encodes:
- a CDS encoding efflux RND transporter periplasmic adaptor subunit, with translation MSAPQKSSLKSAMIVVAVLLVGLAIAAFIIKSAPRPERVTPEVKARLVEVADIRVAQQLPYWSAGGRVMASQQVDLMPEVSGRIKSIAADAIPGARLSKGALLAEIDERDYRLAMAQRQAAYAQAVAALKIEKGQASLAREEYELAAAQLSAEDKALVLREPQIAQAQAEVQTAKANLDQAALNLERTRIRMPFDGQINQRHISVGSQVSVSGRAFELVNTDEFWIEVKIPAAFLPLLDPQQPALIRQSGWLASEVREAQVLNVLPAVDSADRQVKVLLSLSDPLALENPELAKVLLNDFVEVQLFGRLNQPSYEIAAQLIDNNNQIWVVNDGQLQQRTVDVLYRGRELSWVASDLADSDEASGVQPGDKLLISKVDAAVAGAPVRVLGDDSSTNKAADNDVDSGKDEGVSYD